In Hemitrygon akajei chromosome 9, sHemAka1.3, whole genome shotgun sequence, the following are encoded in one genomic region:
- the LOC140732984 gene encoding immunoglobulin lambda-1 light chain-like produces MAEWVLVLAAFVSCLFTANAEMTLTPQSPSVSATPGRTVKITCTMSGGSIGSYYASWYMQKPGSAPVFVLYGSSTRGSGIPDRFTGSTDSSSNQMHLTITNVQWQDAADYYCGVRDGSTVIFTFGRGTKLNFNSPRKPAVSVLRPSAEEIRGQSTATLVCLVSGFNPAAVNIEWTVDGSTRRNGVETSRIQQDADNTFSASSYLTLPASDWNSHELYSCVVKHESQATPFQTNVARSSCM; encoded by the exons ATGGCTGAATGGGTCCTGGTTCTTGCCGCGTTTGTGTCTTGTTTGTTCA CTGCAAACGCGGAGATGACTTTGACTCCTCAGTCTCCGTCCGTATCGGCGACTCCGGGTAGAACCGTGAAAATCACTTGTACCATGTCAGGAGGCAGCATCGGCAGCTACTACGCGAGCTGGTACATGCAGAAACCAGGCAGCGCCCCAGTTTTTGTGTTGTATGGAAGCTCCACGAGAGGATCGGGAATTCCAGATCGATTCACCGGTTCCACAGACTCATCGAGCAACCAAATGCATTTAACCATCACCAACGTGCAATGGCAGGACGCCGCCGATTATTATTGTGGTGTCAGGGATGGTAGCACGGTCATATTCACCTTTGGGAGAGGAACCAAACTGAATTTCAACA GTCCGCGAAAACCCGCCGTATCCGTCCTCCGACCGTCTGCAGAAGAAATTCGGGGACAGAGCACCGCCACCCTGGTGTGTTTAGTGAGCGGGTTTAATCCGGCCGCTGTGAATATCGAGTGGACTGTGGACGGCAGTACGAGAAGGAATGGCGTTGAGACCAGCCGGATCCAGCAGGACGCGGACAACACGTTCAGTGCGAGCAGTTACCTGACTCTGCCAGCCTCAGACTGGAACTCACACGAGCTTTACTCCTGCGTGGTTAAACACGAGTCTCAGGCAACCCCATTTCAAACAAACGTCGCGCGATCCAGCTGTATGTAA